CCTGAGACGGCGCCCGCTGCCTCGGCCCTGACCCTCCGATGCTGGACCTCCACTCCTgaatctgttttctgtctgtgtctctctcctgCAGTTGGAAGTCTCTCAGTTGGAAGGAAGCCTCCAGCAGCCCAAGTGCCAGTCCACCATGTCCCCGTACCTGATCCCCAACACCCAggccatctgccagcacctgggcaGTATCCGGCAGTTGGCAAACAGCGGGCGGTTCATAATCATCATTCCACGGACAGGTAGGTGACCGCAGTGCTGGGTCGCTGGGCTCTCTCTCTCCGTTACATGTCTGCGCACGGGTCACCATGGGAGGCGGcgaaggggggaggggggtatTGGACTGAGTTGTACACCACGCTGTCACATCCCCTCCCAGCTCCTCACAGTCAGCAAAGGGAGATCAGGAAATCAGGCGGGCTGTTGGCTGGGGAcagcgtagagggagctttacactgtatctaaccccatgctgtccctgtccctgggagtgtgtgatgggcggacagtgtagagggagctttactctgtatctaaccctgtgctgtccctgtcccttggagtgtttgatgggggacagtgtagagggagctttactctgtatctaaccctgtggtgtccctgtccctgggagtgtttgatgggggacaatgtagaggaagTTTTACgctgtatctgaccctgtgctgtccctgggagtgtttgctgggtggacagtgtagagggagctttactctgtatctaaccccgtgctgtccctgtcctgggagtgtttgatgagggtcagtgtagaggaagctttactctgtattaaccctgtgctgtccctgtcctgggagtgtttgatgggggacagtgtagagggagctttactctgtatctaaccccatgctgtccctgtccctgggagtgtgtgatggggggaaagtgtagagggagctttcctctgtatctaaccccgcgctgtcccTGCCCTGAGCTTCCTGCCTTGCAGTGGGTGCGGACAGAGCCAAAGGCTTGTGCCGGAGGACGAATTTGTAAATTTCCGTGCTGTTGCCGCCCTTTAGTAATCGACGGGTTAGACTTCCTGAAGAAAGAAAATTCCGGAGCGCGGGATGCCATTCGGTTCCTGGAGTCGGagttcaagaagggcaacaggtAGGAGTGAGCGGGATTCGAGACGGAAAAATCCACCTTAACTGCATCTTCCTGCTTTATCCCATTCGCCACAGGTTATctgagtgggggggtgggggatcgaggggttcggggtgggttatagacagaataacagctccccgggagggagttacagactggaatcaaatcgNNNNNNNNNNNNNNNNNNNNNNNNNNNNNNNNNNNNNNNNNNNNNNNNNNNNNNNNNNNNNNNNNNNNNNNNNNNNNNNNNNNNNNNNNNNNNNNNNNNNNNNNNNNNNNNNNNNNNNNNNNNNNNNNNNNNNNNNNNNNNNNNNNNNNNNNNNNNNNNNNNNNNNNNNNNNNNNNNNNNNNNNNNNNNNNNNNNNNNNNNNNNNNNNNNNNNNNNNNNNNNNNNNNNNNNNNNNNNNNNNNNNNNNNNNNNNNNNNNNNNNNNNNNNNNNNNNNNNNNNNNNNNNNNNNNNNNNNNNNNNNNGGTTCGgtgtgggttatatacagaataacagatacctgggagggagttacagacgagaatctaatcgaggggttcaggggggtttatatacagaataacagatatcccgggagggagttacagactggaatctaatcgaggggttcggggtgggttatatacagaataacagatacccgggagggagttacagactggaatctaatcgaggggttcggggtgggttatcgacagaataacagctccccaggagggagttacagactggaatcgaatcgagaGGTTCGgtgtgggttatatacagaataacagataccggggagggagttacagactggaatcgaatcgagaGGTTCGgtgtgggttatatacagaataacagatccccgggagggagttacagactggaatctaatcaaagggttcggggtgggttatatacagaataacagatccccgggagggagttacagactggaatctgagcTTGGGGATTCTCCTGATTGGGTAGTGTGGGTAGTGAGGATATGTACCCGGCCGCGGCTCTGACCCAGGCTGTCCCTCCGACAGGTACATCCGATGCCAGCGGGACACTGGCCGGACTGTggagaggcacaagctgaagagACAGGACCTGGATGCCTGGTAAGGTGGTGTCTGCCTTCGCCTCGGCCGCGTCCGCTGCCTGTGGGGGGGGGGACCGGTTCCAGAGCGCTCGCTGGTC
This is a stretch of genomic DNA from Chiloscyllium plagiosum isolate BGI_BamShark_2017 unplaced genomic scaffold, ASM401019v2 scaf_76796, whole genome shotgun sequence. It encodes these proteins:
- the LOC122545537 gene encoding protein SMG5-like, which produces MSPYLIPNTQAICQHLGSIRQLANSGRFIIIIPRTVIDGLDFLKKENSGARDAIRFLESEFKKGNRYIRCQRDTGRTVERHKLKRQDLDAW